The Candidatus Scalindua japonica genomic sequence ATCGCCAAGAGAATGAATTAAAAGTTGATATTTACGCATAGTGCATCTATGCGTAAATGAGTAATTTAAAAAATTTAAGGAGCAGTAACCATGAATATCAAGTTGAAACAAGTTTTTTTCACATTAAGCATAGTCGGGGTGACACTGTTATCATCAAATGTTTATTCACAACCACCTGGAGAACATTTCAACAGGCATCAAGAGATGCGGGAAAAGATGAGGGCTAAAAAGCAGGAAGCGTTCAAACAACTCGATCTTAGTCCTGAACAGGAAAGACTGATACAAGCTCATAGAGAGAATCACAGGGGACAGAAAAGTGAGTTTCAAGAAAATATGAGAGTAAAGAAAGAGGCAATCAGAAATGAGCTCCAGAAAGAAGAGTTCAATCTGGAAAAGATTCACGCAATCCATAATGAACTGAAAAACTTAATCCTGGAAAAAGCCGATCATAGATTAAACGGTATCCTGGAAGTAAGAAAAATATTAACCGCCGAACAATTCAGGAAGTTTTGTGAATTGAGGAAGGAGATGCGTCCAATGAAAGGTAGGAGAAAGGGGTTCTATTGATCCACAGAACCGCTTAGGGCATTCCTTTAGTTTATTATTGGAATGATAAAATCAGGAGATACCATGCTTTATTGTTTTATCATGTGAGTGCAAACATCAGGTATGGTGTCCCCCGATTTAAGTATGCTTTTAGTCACCCGATCTATTGCCTGATGTGCATGCCGCTTCGGCCTATACCCATATGAGCAGTCCTTGAAGTCTGCCTCAAATATCGGTTCAAGTATCAACTTCAGTGCCCCCTGTACTACCCGATCTTTTATCGTCGGGATTCCAAGTGTTCGAGTCCCGCCATTGCCTTTCGGTATTGATACTCGCCTATTGGCTGACGGCTGATACGTACGGTCTAGGAGTGCCGGTCTTATCTCTTCCAGATATCCTTCAAGCCCTTCACTCCGGCAAGGTTCTGTTGTCCTTACCATCTACACTACTATGAACTCATCCGACACCCTCTTGTCTTTCCTCCCACTTCATCTTTTGACTTATAGGGCTGACATTTCTCCATACGTTTCCGTATGGGACAAGGAGGGCTTCCCCAGTTGATTGCGCCTCTTTCTATCCGTGTCGCCGCTGATACCCCGCCACCGTCCTCACTACCTTATTAGCCAGTGTTGGTATGAGAATCATGCCTTCGCCTATTAGTGAGAGGCTCGGCCAGTGGATTTTACACTTTTACGAGGCTACTTATACGTTCACATTAGTTACAACCCGGATATTTGCTCGCCCGCCTTATAGCGGACTTTATCAATGGGCTTCAGCTCGTTACGTTTCCATATCAAGCTGCCATTATAGCTACATGGCTCCGGCTTTTACCATGGCGGGACTTCCACCCGCGAGAAGGCGCAACCCTTAGCTGGGCACGCCACTATTCAAGTTGTGACGCCATTTTGGATTAATCTTTGCACATTTTTCACCTTTTTATTTACTCTTAATTTCTATTTTTTTCTGACTAATAGGCAACTCATGTAAGCGATTATAATATTGTGAAAGTGCAGGGTTTTTTTTCATCTGTTGTTTTAGTTTTTTTAAATTTCTTTTTAAAATAGTTGATTGGTGTGTGAGGTGCTTGTTTTCATAATAGATGCCTAACTTTACGGGAAATGGTAAATCATCATCTAATTTATCTATAAGACCATCAAATGGATTCTTCTCGCCTAAAGCTCTGTACACGCATGATATAAAAAACAGCAAGTAGGCTTTATCTTCATCTTTAATATTAGTATCGCTTGCAATATCTAGAATTGCAGAATCCATCGCTTTTTTAAAGAATTTAAAAGCATAGCAACTACATGTTACTGCTTGAAAAAATTCTAAAACAAACATTTCTGGCATATTCCTTAAAGGGGAATCAATTTTATTATCTTTAATATTTTTATAAAGTGTCTGTGCTTCTTTGATTATTAATAGAATGGTTTTCTCAATAACACTGTAAGGTGTAGAATATGCGGCGAGAAGATAATCTCCCATATTAACAAATCTCCAGAATCTTTCGTTAGAATCTACTGGCTTAGTTATTTGAATTTTATTTATGATATCTTCACAGTCTTTAATTAGGCCAAGATAAAAAAAGTAGATATTTCTCCATGAGAGGGAATAAATCCTGTTATCAATGAATTTATTGTCTCTAGTTGTATCCATATATTTTGCATAAAAAAACTTCAGCAAAGGATCTGTGTTTGAAATATACTCTATCGTAATTACAATCTAATTGAATGATTCCTGATCTGTCTTGTTACTTTTTCAAATAATTCATCGGGATCGATACTGATATTTCTTGCAGAAAAATATTTATGAAAAATTCCCTGTACTTCACTTTTAGCCATATGAGTAAGATCATTTTCAATAAAGAATTTTGCTATTTCAGTTATTATACTCACTGATGTTGCAAACTCCTGATTAGAGATAAGACCTTTATCCTTATCCCACTTTCCCAGCATTAATTCAGAATACTTAGAGTAGACATCTGTTAAATTCGATGGAAGATCTTGATCATTATCATTAATTATTTGGGCAAGCATAATTGCTGAGATTGGGTTTCTAGGCATTTGTTTAAAAAGCTCTGAATTTTTTATGTCCTCAATCAACCGAGAAGAAACTTTAACTTTTGAGCATATTTTCATAAAAAACTCTATCACTTGTGTCATTGATAATTGTTCAATCTCATAGGTAGGCATATGTGGTATAATTTCGTTATAATCAATTGTGCTTAGAGGTCTTGTTGAAATAACAAGATGTAGGTTTACAATAGTTTCAGATTGACTAATAAGTGCTCTGACTTCTTTATAAATATCTCTGTTATCTACAATATGTTCATCAAAACTATCAATGAATAATACTATTGAAGTATCACTTTCCATCTTGTTTTTGACTCCTGAATATGCCGGCTCGTCTAATAGATTTGCTATATTCGCTTCGTTGTTTTTGCAAAGGTCAGTGTAGGGGGTATAGATTGGTATATAGTTGTGCTTAGAAAAATTATCTATTGATGCTAATTCTATTATTGATTTTCGAATTAAATGAGATTTACCTGATCCAGGTCCTCCTTCAATGATTATAATCTTTTGTTTTTGTATAAGATCAATAAGATTATATTTTCGTGAATTGTTTCTTTTCTTTTTAAAATCACTTTCTATTTGAATTAAATTAAGATCAACATTCATATTTCCAGAGTTATTTGGTATTAAACTTTGTGCAGTGTTTTGTTCTTCCATTTTCCTTGTGATATCTTTTAAATAATCACCTACTGGAAGAATTTGATCTGACCAAAAATGATTCAAGTATTTATCAATAAATTTAATTAAATCTTTATTTTGAAGAAAATTTATTTTGCTTGTACCATATTTATTATGAATTTTTTCTTGTGCGCTATTTGAAATTGAGTCATTTGTAATTACCCATATTTCATTCAAGTGAATTTTTTTCTTGCCATTTTGTATAACCCTTGGCAGGTTACAATCATCTATTTGTTCATAAATGGGTATAAGTGCACCAGTGATTTTACCTGTTTTTGCGATGACACCAACATACTCTGTTCTGTTTAGTGTGGAATCAATCCTGGTAATGATAAAATCTGCGCCTTTTTCATGTGGACCGTGATTGTATTCAACGTCTAATATTTCT encodes the following:
- a CDS encoding NACHT domain-containing protein, with translation MEKESEFKKKKKKLINLKDEVNEFHPLLLSLLPTLPEILDVEYNHGPHEKGADFIITRIDSTLNRTEYVGVIAKTGKITGALIPIYEQIDDCNLPRVIQNGKKKIHLNEIWVITNDSISNSAQEKIHNKYGTSKINFLQNKDLIKFIDKYLNHFWSDQILPVGDYLKDITRKMEEQNTAQSLIPNNSGNMNVDLNLIQIESDFKKKRNNSRKYNLIDLIQKQKIIIIEGGPGSGKSHLIRKSIIELASIDNFSKHNYIPIYTPYTDLCKNNEANIANLLDEPAYSGVKNKMESDTSIVLFIDSFDEHIVDNRDIYKEVRALISQSETIVNLHLVISTRPLSTIDYNEIIPHMPTYEIEQLSMTQVIEFFMKICSKVKVSSRLIEDIKNSELFKQMPRNPISAIMLAQIINDNDQDLPSNLTDVYSKYSELMLGKWDKDKGLISNQEFATSVSIITEIAKFFIENDLTHMAKSEVQGIFHKYFSARNISIDPDELFEKVTRQIRNHSIRL
- a CDS encoding reverse transcriptase domain-containing protein, whose product is MVRTTEPCRSEGLEGYLEEIRPALLDRTYQPSANRRVSIPKGNGGTRTLGIPTIKDRVVQGALKLILEPIFEADFKDCSYGYRPKRHAHQAIDRVTKSILKSGDTIPDVCTHMIKQ
- a CDS encoding Spy/CpxP family protein refolding chaperone, translating into MNIKLKQVFFTLSIVGVTLLSSNVYSQPPGEHFNRHQEMREKMRAKKQEAFKQLDLSPEQERLIQAHRENHRGQKSEFQENMRVKKEAIRNELQKEEFNLEKIHAIHNELKNLILEKADHRLNGILEVRKILTAEQFRKFCELRKEMRPMKGRRKGFY